A single window of Rana temporaria chromosome 1, aRanTem1.1, whole genome shotgun sequence DNA harbors:
- the PXMP2 gene encoding peroxisomal membrane protein 2 has translation MPGASKPIRELADVPLHTLLLRTYLQLLHSRPVLTKAITSGILSALGNLLSQNIEQRRKSKSSAKNVDPVALLRFAAFGLFFTGPLSHYFYLFLEQVIPSSTPMAGLRRLLLERLIIAPAFLFLFFTVMNFLEGKGLNSLNNKLKDSYWSALKMNWKVWTPFQFINMNYIPVQFRVLFANMVAFFWYTYLSKTRK, from the exons ATGCCAGGCGCCTCTAAGCCGATCCGGGAGCTGGCCGATGTGCCCCTACACACACTGCTACTGAGGACCTACCTGCAGCTCCTGCACAGCCGCCCTGTCCTCACCAAGGCGATCACCAG TGGAATTCTGTCTGCTTTGGGGAACCTGCTGTCACAGAACATTGAGCAGAGGCGCAAAAGTAAATCTTCAGCCAAAAATGTGGACCCGGTTGCACTTCTTCGTTTTGCCGCTTTTGG ATTGTTTTTCACAGGTCCTCTATCTCACTACTTCTACCTGTTCCTGGAACAAGTGATCCCTTCATCTACACCAATGGCAGGTCTTCGTCGCCTGCTGTTGGAACGTTTAATAATCGCTCCCGCCTTTCTATTTCTCTTTTTCACTGTGATGAACTTCCTGGAA GGCAAAGGCCTGAACTCTCTTAATAATAAACTGAAGGACAGTTACTGGTCAGCTCTGAAAATGAACTGGAAGGTCTGGACTCCTTTTCAGTTCATCAATATGAACTACATTCCTGTACAG tttCGAGTGCTGTTTGCCAATATGGTGGCCTTCTTCTGGTATACATATTTGTCGAAAACCAGGAAATGA